One part of the Gossypium raimondii isolate GPD5lz chromosome 1, ASM2569854v1, whole genome shotgun sequence genome encodes these proteins:
- the LOC128033879 gene encoding uncharacterized protein LOC128033879, whose product MKQDFIKLLQEFKDVFAWSYQDIPGLNTDIVVHRLPIRDDCKPVQQKLRRMRPDVVLKIKEDVQKQFNAGFLQVVKCSEWVANIIPVPKKDGKGNAIWVEKCGSYIPESHVSEKGIEIDPDKVKAIHELSPLCTQKEVRGFLGRLDYIARFISQLTEKYDPIFRLLKKHNPGVLDKKCQKAFGRVKQYLSSTPLLSPPNPNKYLTVFDNSMGCMLGQHDETGRKEKAIYYLSKKFTDYEMRYSPIEKLCCVLIWTTRRLRQYMLYHTTWLISRLDPLKYMMESTALNGRMTRWQILLSEFDIVYINQKAVKGSAIAEFLASRDLENYEPLDFDFPNEDLMCVATAEQDSQENHPWKLNFDGASNAIGNGIGAVLISPNGDHYPFTSKLDFDCTNNMAKYEVCIMGIRVTIERKIKTLEVYGDFALVIYQLKGEWETRDLKLISYRKLVLELTEDFDDITFRYLPRDENQMADALATLASMIKVNKLEDMKPIQMSIYETPTHCYNIEEEKNDSHPWYQDILQYVKNREYPNQATENDERALRRPAIDYVQDGEILHKRGKDQVLLRCVDNVEAKKILEEVHEVYGMEEVLPIEVEIPSLRVLAELKLDEAEWIQSRYD is encoded by the exons ATGAAGCAAGATTTCATCAagttacttcaagagttcaaagacgtcttcgcatggtcataccaagatattCCCGGTTTGAATACCGACATTGTAGTACACCGTCTTCCTATAAGAGATGATTGCAAGCCAGTTCAGCAAAAACTCCGGAGGATGAGGCCTGATGTTGTActaaaaataaaggaggacGTTCAAAAGCAGTTCAATGCTGGATTCCTACAAGTGGTCAAGTGCTCAGAATGGGTGGCCAACATCATACCcgtccctaagaaagatgggaag ggtaatgccatttgggttgAAAAATGCGGGAGCTACATAccagagagccatg TTAGTGAAAAAGGGATtgagattgacccagacaaagtcaaaGCGATACATGAATTGTCTCCGCTGTGTACTCAAAAAGAGGTTCGAGGTTTCCTAGGAAGACTGgattacattgctcggttcatttcacaactaactgaGAAATACGATCCCATATTCCgtcttttgaagaaacataaccCAGGTGTATTGGACAAAAAATGTCAGAAAGCTTTTGGCAGAGTAAAACAATACCTGTCCAGTACCCCATTATTGTCACCACCTAATCCGAACAAATACTTAACGGTGTTTGATAACTCCATGGGATGCATGTTAGGTCAGCATGATGAGACGGGGAGGAAAGAGAAGGCGATTTACTATCTTAGTAAAAAATTCACCGACtatgaaatgagatattcacctattgaaaaattatgttgtgtCTTGATCTGGACGACGCGAAGATTGAGACAATACATGCTCTACCACAcaacttggctaatttcaagaTTAGACCCCTTAAaatatatgatggagtcaactgcGTTGAATGGGAGGATGACTAGATGGCAGATTTTGCTCTCCGAGTTCGATATAGTTTATATAAATCAAAAGGCTGttaaagggagtgcaatagcagaATTTTTAGCTAGTCGAGATTTAGAAAACTATGAACCTCTGgattttgatttcccaaatgaagacTTGATGTGCGTGGCAACTGCTGAACAGGATTCTCAAGAAAATCATCCTTGGAAGctaaattttgatggagcttcaaatgcCATAGGaaatgggattggggcagtcctgATATCCCCAAATGGAGACCACTATCCTTTTACTAGTAAATTAGATTTTGACTGCACAAATAATATGGCCAAATATGAAGTGTGCATCATGGGCATCCGTGTAACTATAGAACGTAAAATTAAGACGTTAGAGGTATATGGGGACTttgcattggtaatataccaactcaagggtgaatgggagacaagagacCTCAAATTAATCAGTTATCGGAAGTTGGTCCTCGAATTGACGGAAGATTTTGATGACATTACTTTCCgctatctcccacgagatgaaaaccagatggctgatgcATTAGCCACTCTAGCTTCCATGATCAAGGTGAACAAGCTAGAAGATATGAAGCCTATCCAGATGAGCATTTATGAGACCCCGACTCATTGCTACAATATCGAGGAAGAGAAAAATGACAGTCATCCTTGGTACCAAGACATATTgcaatatgtgaagaatcgcgaGTACCCTaatcaggcaacggagaatgatgAGAGGGCATTGAGGAGACCAGCCATTGACTATGTCCAAGATGGAGAGATTTTACACAAAAGAGGGAAGGATCAAGTACTATTGAGATGCGTGGATAATGTGGAAGCCAAGAAGATcctagaagaagtccatgagg TTTACGGGATGGAGGAAGtgttacccattgaagttgagatcCCCTCTCTCCGGGTTCTAGCTGAACTAAAGCTAGATGAGGCTGAATGGATCCAATCCCGATATGATTAG